Proteins found in one Deltaproteobacteria bacterium genomic segment:
- a CDS encoding universal stress protein: MSDDPRPVRRILASIALSPRAEAVAGEAIELARRFGAALSFVHVGADDADRRERVAQVLARIAGDTPPPFEIRSGDPAEVICDAGRDAGADLIVAGALEKEGFLEGLRGSVARRIARLAPCSALLITEPSREGSLSGRVVVGIGDPSTGSGESDDGDGLVRFAAAFAQATGAKYLHLVREFDPLVSRVAESSGETAVDPETQRLWATQARLELTELLAGVDTTGLVTEAACLEGRYGMEMVEYALRVEADLTIFPLPRRRLNFWDRFFHHSAENVLERLPCAVLFYREPESASKDGTSQEGS, from the coding sequence GTGTCCGACGATCCGCGTCCCGTCAGGCGCATTCTCGCCAGTATCGCCCTGTCGCCGCGCGCCGAGGCCGTGGCCGGCGAGGCGATCGAGCTGGCGCGGCGTTTCGGCGCGGCGCTCTCGTTCGTGCACGTCGGCGCGGATGATGCCGACCGGCGCGAGCGCGTCGCACAGGTGCTCGCGCGCATCGCGGGTGACACACCGCCGCCCTTCGAGATCCGTTCCGGCGATCCCGCCGAGGTGATCTGCGACGCCGGCCGCGACGCGGGCGCGGATCTGATCGTCGCGGGCGCGCTCGAAAAAGAGGGTTTCCTCGAAGGGCTGCGCGGATCGGTGGCGCGGCGCATCGCCCGGCTCGCGCCGTGCAGCGCGCTGCTGATCACCGAACCGAGCCGTGAGGGGTCGCTGTCGGGCCGCGTGGTCGTGGGCATCGGCGACCCCTCGACGGGCTCGGGGGAGTCCGACGACGGCGACGGGCTCGTGCGCTTCGCGGCGGCGTTTGCACAGGCGACGGGCGCGAAATATCTGCATCTGGTGCGCGAGTTCGACCCGCTCGTGTCGCGCGTCGCCGAGTCGTCGGGCGAAACGGCGGTGGACCCCGAGACGCAGCGTCTCTGGGCGACGCAGGCCCGGCTGGAACTCACGGAGTTGCTCGCCGGCGTCGACACGACGGGGCTCGTCACCGAGGCGGCGTGTCTCGAAGGCCGCTACGGCATGGAGATGGTGGAGTACGCGCTGCGCGTTGAAGCCGATTTGACGATCTTTCCGCTGCCGCGCCGTCGCCTCAATTTCTGGGACCGATTTTTTCACCACAGCGCCGAAAACGTGCTCGAGCGCTTGCCCTGCGCCGTGTTGTTCTATCGCGAACCCGAATCCGCGTCGAAAGACGGCACGTCACAAGAGGGCTCGTGA
- a CDS encoding cation:proton antiporter: MASLTHDELVRFFFALAVLLATARLLGEIAVRVRQPTVMGEILAGILLGPTVLGRLAPGVSTWLFPSTGGFPAAFEAFTTVAIVLFLLTAGFEVDLSTVWRQGRSALRVGLTGMLIPFSIGFVLARAVPQLVGAEGDTNPLVFALFFGTALSITALPVVIKILIDLNIFRSDVGMIIVSSAILLDLVGWNLFAVVLSLSGAAGAQMSVGTTVTLTILFASIMLTFGRMAFHRVLPWLQAHATYPGGVLGFALAGALACAAFTEWIGIHAIFGAFIFGIALGDSVHLRAQTRTMLENFVGFIFAPIFFASIGLKVDFVASFDPVLTLVVLAVGTIGMVGGGTIGARWSGLAPRESLAVGVAMNARGAMEIILGLLALRHGIIGEHLFVALVIIALVTSMTSGTLMQSILRLKRRVRFHDYLTSKTFATSLDSSDREEAIAQLCRLAGLAANLNVDDLTRRVLDREQTASTGLPGGIAVPHARVPGLRSPVVAVGRAQPGIDFDASDGKPATLIFLIVTPENDHQSQLEILADIAATFANAALVERMARAAGYTEFLAVIKREVPG, encoded by the coding sequence ATGGCCAGTTTGACGCACGACGAACTCGTTCGATTCTTCTTTGCGCTCGCCGTGCTTCTGGCCACGGCGCGGCTCCTGGGAGAGATCGCCGTTCGCGTGCGTCAACCGACCGTGATGGGCGAGATTCTCGCGGGCATTCTGCTCGGCCCCACCGTGCTGGGTCGCCTTGCGCCGGGCGTGAGTACGTGGCTTTTTCCGAGCACGGGTGGATTTCCCGCGGCATTCGAGGCGTTCACGACGGTCGCCATCGTCCTGTTTCTATTGACCGCCGGGTTCGAGGTGGATCTGTCCACCGTGTGGAGGCAGGGGCGTTCGGCGCTTCGGGTCGGTCTCACCGGCATGTTGATTCCGTTCTCCATCGGATTCGTCCTGGCCCGCGCCGTTCCGCAATTGGTCGGAGCGGAAGGCGACACGAATCCTCTCGTGTTCGCCCTGTTTTTCGGCACGGCGCTCTCGATCACCGCGCTTCCCGTGGTCATCAAGATTCTCATCGACCTCAACATTTTCCGGTCCGATGTCGGGATGATTATCGTGTCTTCGGCGATTCTTCTCGACCTCGTCGGCTGGAATCTGTTCGCGGTCGTGCTCAGCCTGTCGGGCGCGGCCGGCGCGCAGATGAGCGTCGGAACGACGGTGACGCTCACGATTCTGTTTGCGTCGATCATGCTGACGTTCGGGCGCATGGCGTTTCACCGCGTGCTGCCCTGGTTGCAGGCTCATGCCACTTATCCGGGCGGGGTCCTCGGATTCGCGCTGGCCGGCGCGCTCGCCTGCGCCGCATTCACCGAGTGGATCGGCATCCACGCCATCTTCGGCGCGTTCATTTTCGGCATCGCGCTCGGCGATTCGGTCCACCTGCGCGCGCAGACACGCACGATGCTCGAGAATTTCGTCGGATTTATTTTCGCGCCCATCTTTTTCGCCAGTATCGGCCTCAAGGTCGATTTTGTCGCCAGTTTCGATCCCGTGCTCACGCTGGTGGTTCTCGCCGTGGGAACGATCGGCATGGTGGGCGGCGGAACGATCGGCGCGCGCTGGAGCGGTCTGGCGCCGCGCGAGTCGCTCGCCGTCGGCGTCGCGATGAACGCGCGCGGGGCGATGGAGATCATCCTGGGTCTGCTCGCTCTGCGTCACGGTATCATCGGCGAGCATCTGTTCGTCGCCCTCGTCATCATCGCCCTCGTCACCTCGATGACTTCGGGCACGCTCATGCAGTCGATCCTGCGCCTCAAGCGACGGGTGCGTTTCCACGATTATCTGACGTCGAAAACGTTTGCTACTTCGCTCGATTCGTCGGACCGCGAGGAAGCGATCGCGCAGCTCTGTCGCCTCGCGGGACTCGCCGCGAACTTGAATGTCGACGACCTCACGCGACGCGTGCTCGACCGCGAGCAGACGGCGTCGACGGGGTTGCCGGGCGGAATCGCCGTGCCGCACGCACGGGTGCCGGGACTGCGTTCGCCGGTGGTGGCGGTCGGGCGCGCGCAGCCCGGGATTGACTTCGACGCGTCCGACGGCAAACCCGCGACGTTGATCTTTCTGATTGTCACCCCGGAAAACGATCACCAGAGCCAGCTCGAAATCCTCGCCGACATCGCGGCGACCTTCGCGAACGCCGCGCTGGTGGAGCGCATGGCGCGCGCGGCGGGTTACACCGAGTTTCTCGCGGTCATCAAGCGGGAGGTCCCGGGGTAA
- a CDS encoding LL-diaminopimelate aminotransferase, producing MPRIELADRIRNLPPYPFAAIDKARAKAKAEGKDIISLGIGDPDLPTPAFIVEAAREAARDPRTHRYPDYTGRLDYREAAARYMKKRFGASFDAATEVLALIGSKEGIAHIPLAYINPGDLALVPNPGYPVYAVATAFCGGIVHDMPLAAERNFTPDLAAIPTEWARRAKLMFLNYPNNPTGAVVSAAFLREAVAFCREFDILLVYDNAYSELAFEGYRPMSIFEIDGAREIAIEMHSLSKSFNMTGWRIGWACGDAAYVGGLGQVKTNVDSGAFDAIQIAGIAALDRHDDPIVLANYEIYGHRRRVCEARLGEMGIEFLKSPATFYVWCRVPTDETSAAFVSRVLETTGVVFTPGTAFGRAGEGWFRIALTVDEPRMIEALDRVRILLGK from the coding sequence ATGCCGCGCATCGAACTCGCCGACCGCATCCGCAACCTGCCGCCCTATCCCTTCGCCGCGATCGACAAGGCCCGCGCGAAGGCGAAGGCCGAAGGCAAGGACATCATCAGCCTCGGCATCGGCGATCCCGACCTGCCGACGCCCGCGTTTATCGTCGAAGCGGCGCGCGAGGCCGCGCGCGACCCGCGCACGCACCGCTACCCCGACTACACCGGGCGACTCGATTATCGGGAGGCGGCGGCGCGTTACATGAAAAAGCGATTCGGCGCTTCGTTCGACGCGGCGACCGAGGTGCTCGCGCTGATCGGCAGCAAGGAAGGCATCGCGCATATCCCGCTCGCGTACATCAACCCTGGCGACCTGGCGCTCGTGCCGAACCCCGGTTACCCCGTTTATGCGGTCGCGACCGCTTTTTGCGGCGGCATCGTGCACGACATGCCGCTGGCCGCGGAGCGCAATTTCACCCCCGACCTCGCCGCCATTCCCACCGAGTGGGCGCGTCGCGCGAAGCTGATGTTCCTCAACTACCCGAATAACCCCACGGGCGCGGTCGTGAGCGCGGCGTTTCTGCGCGAGGCGGTGGCGTTCTGCCGCGAGTTCGACATCCTGCTCGTGTACGACAACGCGTATTCGGAACTCGCGTTCGAGGGCTACCGGCCCATGTCGATCTTCGAAATCGACGGCGCGAGAGAGATCGCCATCGAAATGCACAGCCTCTCCAAATCGTTCAACATGACCGGCTGGCGCATCGGCTGGGCGTGCGGCGACGCGGCTTACGTGGGCGGGCTCGGCCAGGTGAAGACGAACGTCGATTCCGGCGCGTTCGACGCCATCCAGATCGCGGGGATCGCCGCGCTCGATCGCCACGATGACCCGATCGTGCTCGCGAATTACGAAATCTATGGCCACCGCCGCCGCGTGTGCGAGGCGCGCCTCGGCGAAATGGGCATCGAGTTTCTCAAGAGCCCCGCGACGTTCTACGTCTGGTGCCGCGTGCCCACCGACGAGACGAGTGCCGCATTCGTGTCGCGCGTTTTGGAGACGACGGGCGTGGTCTTCACGCCGGGCACGGCCTTCGGCCGCGCGGGCGAAGGTTGGTTCCGCATCGCGCTGACCGTGGACGAGCCGCGAATGATCGAGGCGCTGGACCGCGTGAGAATATTGCTGGGGAAGTGA